A genomic segment from Nicotiana tabacum cultivar K326 chromosome 9, ASM71507v2, whole genome shotgun sequence encodes:
- the LOC107826681 gene encoding acetyl-coenzyme A synthetase, chloroplastic/glyoxysomal-like produces MANYVILGEALASEEVNLVFPSEDFSRQAHVSSIQKYKEKYGRSVEDPAGFWSDIASEFYWKQKWGQPVYTENLDIRKGKINIEWFKGGKTNICYNCLDRNIKSGNGDKTAIYWEGNEPGHDATLTYYQLLARVCQLANYLKDIGVEKGDAVIIYLPMLMELPIAMLACARIGAIHSVVFAGFSAESIAQRIMDCKPKVVITCNAVRRGPKTIFLKDIVDAAITESAQNGINIDVCLTFENESALKKEMTKWDEGRDIWWQDVVPKYPVTCEVEWVDAEDPLFLLYTSGSTGKPKGVLHTTGGYMVYTATTFKYAFDYKPKDVYWCTADCGWITGHSYVTYGPLLNGATNVVFEGAPNYPDAGRCWDIVDKYKVSIFYTAPTLVRSLMREGDEYVTRYSRKSLRVLGSVGEPINPSAWRWFFNVLGDGRCPISDTWWQTETGGFMITPLPGAWPQKPGSATLPFFGVQPVIVDEKGVELEGECSGYLCVKSSWPSAFRTLYGDHERYQTTYFSAFPGYYFTGDGCNRDKDGYYWLTGRVDDVINVSGHRIGTAEVESALVSHPQCVEAAVVGVEHEVKGQGIYAFVTLAEGVPYSEELKKSLIKVVREKIGAFAAPDKIHWAPGLPKTRSGKIMRRILRKIASKSLDELGDTSTLADPTVVDQLITLADC; encoded by the exons atggCGAACTATGTCATCCTCGGGGAAGCTCTTGCATCTGAGGAGGTTAATCTCGTCTTTCCCAGCGAAGATTTCTCTCGACAGGCTCATGTTTCTTCTATACAAAAG TATAAGGAGAAGTATGGTAGGTCAGTTGAGGATCCAGCCGGATTCTGGTCCGACATTGCATCGGAGTTCTACTGGAAACAGAAATGGGGTCAACCTGTTTACACTGAGAATCTTGACATTCGTAAGGGGAAAATCAATATTGAG TGGTTCAAAGGTGGTAAAACAAACATATGCTACAACTGCTTGGATAGAAACATAAAAAGTGGAAATGGTGACAAAACTGCAATTTACTGGGAAGGAAATGAACCTGGTCATGATGCCACTCTCACATACTACCAATTATTGGCCAGAGTTTGTCAG CTAGCAAATTACTTGAAAGATATTGGAGTTGAAAAGGGTGATGCCGTTATCATTTACTTGCCCATGCTTATGGAGCTTCCTATTGCTATGCTTGCCTGTGCTCGAATTGGTGCTATTCATTCG GTAGTGTTTGCGGGGTTCTCAGCAGAATCTATTGCTCAGAGGATTATGGATTGCAAACCTAAAGTTGTCATAACATGCAATGCAGTTAGGAGAGGACCCAAGACTATTTTTCTCAAAGATATTGTTGATGCAGCCATAACTGAATCTGCCCAAAATGGCATCAATATAG ATGTGTGTTTGACTTTTGAGAATGAATCAGCATTAAAGAAGGAAATGACTAAATGGGATGAAGGAAGAGATATTTGGTGGCAG GATGTAGTTCCAAAATATCCAGTTACATGTGAGGTGGAATGGGTTGATGCAGAAGATCCACTTTTCTTGCTATACACCAGTGGCAGTACTGGAAAGCCTAAG ggtgttcttCATACAACTGGAGGATATATGGTATACACTGCGACAACATTCAAGTATGCATTTGACTACAAACCGAAAGACGTTTATTG GTGTACAGCTGACTGTGGTTGGATTACCGGACATAGCTACGTTACCTATGGACCTTTGTTAAATGGAGCAACTAATGTGGTTTTTGAAGGG GCTCCAAACTATCCAGATGCTGGACGTTGTTGGGATATTGTTGATAAGTACAAGGTTTCAATTTTTTATACTGCTCCCACATTAGTAAGGTCTCTCATGCGCGAGGGAGATGAG TATGTCACTCGGTATTCAAGAAAATCTTTGCGGGTGCTGGGAAGTGTTGGTGAGCCAATCAATCCGAGTGCATGGAG GTGGTTTTTCAATGTCCTAGGAGACGGAAGATGTCCTATATCTGACACATGGTGGCAAACAGAAACTGGAGGCTTCATG ATTACACCATTACCAGGAGCTTGGCCACAGAAACCTGGCTCTGCTACATTACCATTTTTTGGTGTCCAG CCGGTAATAGTGGACGAGAAGGGTGTTGAGCTAGAAGGTGAGTGCAGTGGATATTTATGTGTGAAAAGCTCATGGCCTTCGGCATTCAGAACACTCTATGGGGATCATGAAAGATATCAGACCACATACTTTAGTGCTTTCCCTGGATATTATTTTACTGGTGATGGCTGCAACAG GGACAAAGATGGTTACTACTGGCTCACTGGCAGAGTAGACGATGTTATTAATGTCAG TGGACACAGAATTGGCACAGCTGAAGTAGAATCAGCTCTAGTTTCACATCCTCAGTGTGTTGAAGCTGCTGTAGTTGGTGTGGAGCATGAG GTTAAAGGACAAGGGATATATGCATTTGTTACTTTGGCCGAAGGTGTTCCATATAGTGAGGAACTAAAAAAAAGCCTTATAAAGGTTGTGAGAGAAAAG ATTGGAGCTTTTGCTGCGCCGGACAAGATCCATTGGGCGCCGGGACTTCCAAAGACAAGAAGTGGGAAAATAATGAGAAGAATTTTGAGGAAAATTGCTTCCAAGAGCTTAGATGAGCTTGGGGATACAAGTACATTAGCAGATCCTACTGTGGTTGATCAGCTTATTACACTTGCTGACTGCTGA
- the LOC107777025 gene encoding protein WHAT'S THIS FACTOR 1 homolog, chloroplastic-like isoform X1 translates to MLNRIGRRGCFSAELNTSIAFLFIDSSAILQWHRSMTTSKRVQDRSKKKRVHDLEIATEKHKILSKVLLIFEVLKQEPQQIISIRELDQYRRQINLPKPHKISAFLRKSPKLFELYKDHRGILWCGMTKEAEGLVQEEEAIIEQQSDNAAELVTRMLMMSVDKRLALDKIVHFRRDLGLPMDFRNHWVHRFPDYFRVVHPFKPYDESEYLELVNWRSSWAMTELERKALGGMQAPDDHVAGLLSLSFPMKFPPDYKQVLSRYKGKIENFQKREYLSPYADARELKAGTLEFNKRAVAVMHELLSFTIEKRLVTDYLTHFRREFVMPQKLMRLLLKHFGIFYVSERGKRFHVFLNSAYEGSELIEKHPLTVWREKVLSFVGYRKKKETMDTLKDLQEFVDDDLLENESEDESVQVENNEHNMGSLEGDLLEDESEMEIDEVYSAYRE, encoded by the coding sequence ATGCTCAACCGTATTGGTAGACGTGGATGTTTTTCTGCTGAACTGAATACATCAATTGCATTCTTATTCATAGATTCTTCAGCAATCTTGCAATGGCACCGATCAATGACCACCAGTAAAAGAGTCCAAGACAGAAGCAAGAAGAAGCGGGTGCATGACCTTGAAATAGCCACAGAAAAGCACAAGATCCTTTCCAAAGTCCTATTAATATTTGAAGTCCTCAAACAGGAGCCTCAACAAATCATATCAATTAGGGAACTTGATCAGTATAGGAGGCAAATAAACCTTCCAAAGCCCCATAAAATCTCGGCTTTTCTACGGAAGTCCCCCAAGCTTTTTGAACTGTACAAGGATCATAGAGGGATTTTATGGTGTGGTATGACAAAGGAGGCTGAAGGTTTAGTCCAAGAAGAGGAGGCTATTATTGAGCAGCAGAGTGATAACGCTGCAGAGCTTGTAACTAGGATGCTGATGATGTCCGTGGACAAGCGCCTTGCCTTAGATAAGATTGTTCATTTCAGAAGAGATTTGGGGTTGCCAATGGATTTTAGGAACCATTGGGTGCACAGATTTCCTGATTACTTTAGAGTTGTTCATCCATTTAAACCTTATGATGAAAGTGAGTATTTAGAGCTTGTGAATTGGAGATCGAGTTGGGCTATGACAGAGTTAGAAAGGAAGGCGCTTGGTGGTATGCAGGCCCCAGATGATCACGTAGCTGGTCTTCTTTCCTTGTCTTTCCCAATGAAATTCCCACCTGATTATAAACAAGTTTTGTCTAGATATAAAGGGAAGATAGAGAATTTTCAGAAGCGGGAATACTTGTCGCCTTATGCAGATGCCAGGGAACTAAAGGCTGGCACACTGGAGTTCAATAAGAGGGCGGTTGCAGTGATGCATGAGCTGCTGAGCTTCACTATTGAAAAGAGGTTGGTGACAGATTATTTGACACATTTTAGGAGGGAGTTCGTAATGCCTCAGAAGCTGATGAGGCTGTTGCTTAAACATTTTGGAATCTTTTATGTTTCAGAGAGGGGTAAGAGATTTCATGTATTTCTTAATAGTGCTTATGAAGGTTCTGAGTTGATCGAGAAGCACCCTTTGACTGTTTGGAGGGAAAAGGTTCTAAGTTTTGTTGGATACAGAAAGAAGAAGGAAACAATGGATACTCTTAAAGATTTGCAGGAATTCGTGGATGATGATTTGCTTGAGAATGAGTCAGAAGATGAAAGTGTTCAAGTGGAAAATAACGAGCATAATATGGGTAGTTTGGAGGGAGATCTTCTGGAAGATGAATCCGAGATGGAGATTGATGAAGTTTATAGTGCATACAGGGAATGA
- the LOC107777025 gene encoding protein WHAT'S THIS FACTOR 1 homolog, chloroplastic-like isoform X2, which produces MTTSKRVQDRSKKKRVHDLEIATEKHKILSKVLLIFEVLKQEPQQIISIRELDQYRRQINLPKPHKISAFLRKSPKLFELYKDHRGILWCGMTKEAEGLVQEEEAIIEQQSDNAAELVTRMLMMSVDKRLALDKIVHFRRDLGLPMDFRNHWVHRFPDYFRVVHPFKPYDESEYLELVNWRSSWAMTELERKALGGMQAPDDHVAGLLSLSFPMKFPPDYKQVLSRYKGKIENFQKREYLSPYADARELKAGTLEFNKRAVAVMHELLSFTIEKRLVTDYLTHFRREFVMPQKLMRLLLKHFGIFYVSERGKRFHVFLNSAYEGSELIEKHPLTVWREKVLSFVGYRKKKETMDTLKDLQEFVDDDLLENESEDESVQVENNEHNMGSLEGDLLEDESEMEIDEVYSAYRE; this is translated from the coding sequence ATGACCACCAGTAAAAGAGTCCAAGACAGAAGCAAGAAGAAGCGGGTGCATGACCTTGAAATAGCCACAGAAAAGCACAAGATCCTTTCCAAAGTCCTATTAATATTTGAAGTCCTCAAACAGGAGCCTCAACAAATCATATCAATTAGGGAACTTGATCAGTATAGGAGGCAAATAAACCTTCCAAAGCCCCATAAAATCTCGGCTTTTCTACGGAAGTCCCCCAAGCTTTTTGAACTGTACAAGGATCATAGAGGGATTTTATGGTGTGGTATGACAAAGGAGGCTGAAGGTTTAGTCCAAGAAGAGGAGGCTATTATTGAGCAGCAGAGTGATAACGCTGCAGAGCTTGTAACTAGGATGCTGATGATGTCCGTGGACAAGCGCCTTGCCTTAGATAAGATTGTTCATTTCAGAAGAGATTTGGGGTTGCCAATGGATTTTAGGAACCATTGGGTGCACAGATTTCCTGATTACTTTAGAGTTGTTCATCCATTTAAACCTTATGATGAAAGTGAGTATTTAGAGCTTGTGAATTGGAGATCGAGTTGGGCTATGACAGAGTTAGAAAGGAAGGCGCTTGGTGGTATGCAGGCCCCAGATGATCACGTAGCTGGTCTTCTTTCCTTGTCTTTCCCAATGAAATTCCCACCTGATTATAAACAAGTTTTGTCTAGATATAAAGGGAAGATAGAGAATTTTCAGAAGCGGGAATACTTGTCGCCTTATGCAGATGCCAGGGAACTAAAGGCTGGCACACTGGAGTTCAATAAGAGGGCGGTTGCAGTGATGCATGAGCTGCTGAGCTTCACTATTGAAAAGAGGTTGGTGACAGATTATTTGACACATTTTAGGAGGGAGTTCGTAATGCCTCAGAAGCTGATGAGGCTGTTGCTTAAACATTTTGGAATCTTTTATGTTTCAGAGAGGGGTAAGAGATTTCATGTATTTCTTAATAGTGCTTATGAAGGTTCTGAGTTGATCGAGAAGCACCCTTTGACTGTTTGGAGGGAAAAGGTTCTAAGTTTTGTTGGATACAGAAAGAAGAAGGAAACAATGGATACTCTTAAAGATTTGCAGGAATTCGTGGATGATGATTTGCTTGAGAATGAGTCAGAAGATGAAAGTGTTCAAGTGGAAAATAACGAGCATAATATGGGTAGTTTGGAGGGAGATCTTCTGGAAGATGAATCCGAGATGGAGATTGATGAAGTTTATAGTGCATACAGGGAATGA
- the LOC107777030 gene encoding uncharacterized protein LOC107777030 yields MGTKLLYAKNAIANSPNYYFAVKQLYNLCDTLYKVGYSMDRIGELKGIESIKRTMLMHENIFKQQVKELHRLYNLQRKLMLELKNGMSKIEDPRVLLDKSMINQNLSTWQQQSTREIGFNSVHLYGLTDDQQGERSDSCSGENSRILMPVRGLNLELPSDYQEGNSTSTICASYDHAKMRNNDEEADVELTLSIGPSNNKKRLKSHMHKAPKGVA; encoded by the exons ATGGGAACAAAACTCTTATATGCCAAAAATGCAATAGCTAATTCTCCAAACTACTATTTCGCAGTGAAACAATTGTATAACTTGTGTGATACTTTATACAAAGTTGGATATTCAATGGATAGGATTGGTGAATTGAAGGGTATAGAATCCATCAAAAGGACAATGCTCATGCATGAAAACATTTTCAAACAGCAG GTAAAAGAGCTCCACCGACTATACAATCTTCAAAGGAAACTGATGCTAGAGTTGAAGAATGGCATGTCAAAGATAGAGGATCCAAGAGTATTATTAGACAAGTCAATGATCAATCAAAACTTGTCCACTTGGCAACAACAATCCACAAGAGAAATAGGGTTTAACAGTGTTCATCTTTATGGTTTAacagatgatcaacaaggggaaAGAAGTGATAGTTGCTCAGGTGAGAACTCAAGAATATTAATGCCAGTTAGAGGATTGAATCTTGAATTGCCTTCTGATTATCAAGAAGGAAATTCAACAAGTACTATTTGTGCTAGTTATGACCATGCCAAGATGAGAAATAATGATGAGGAAGCAGATGTGGAGCTAACACTAAGTATTGGACCTAGCAATAATAAAAAGAGGTTAAAAAGCCATATGCATAaagcacccaagggtgtggcctag